The sequence TGGGCATGCCAGAAGGCATGTATCGGCGCCGGCTCTCGGGTGCTGATCGCCGGTGCAGGGCCGGTGGGCATCATCATCGCGCAGGTTGCTGGAGCATTCGGGGCTTCCGAGGTGCACATCAGCGACCTCTCCGACGAGCGGCTCGGCTTCGCTCGGGCACACGGTGCCACGCACACCCACCGCGCCGATTCCCCTGTCGATGACCTCGGCGTCGACGCATTCATCGATGCGTCGGGGGCCGAGCCCGCGATCCGGGCGGGCATCTCGGCCGTCCGGCCCGCTGGGTCGGTCGTGCTCGTCGGGCTCGGCGCGGATGAGGCGGTGCTGCCGGTCAACCTGCTCCAGAACCGCGAGCTGGTGCTCACCGGCGTCTTCCGCTACGCCAACACGTGGCCGCTCGCGATCCGTCTGCTGGCGGAGGGGCGAATCGACCTGGACTGCCTGGTGACGGGGCGGCACGGGCTCGCCGACGCCGAATCCGCGCTCACCTCGGGCTCCACACCGCGAAGCATGAAGTCGCTGGTCATGCCGCAGCTCTGACACCCGGGAACTGTCCCGCGCGGCCGTCCGCCGGCGGCCGCTGATCGTGGGGTCGCTCCTTCGGAGATACCGTCGAGTGCACAGACCGTCGGCAGACCACGAAGGAGCGGCCATGACCACGATCGACTTCGAGGGCGTGACGCCCCAGGTGCCCGAGAGCGCCTGGGCGGCGCCGAACGCGACCCTGCTCGGGAAGGTGACGCTCGGTGAGAGCGCGAGCGTGTTCTACTCCGCGGTGCTGCGCGGGGACATGGACACCATCACCATCGGCGAGCGCAGCAACATCCAGGACGGCTGCGTCGCCCACACCGATCCCGGCCATCCCGTGGTAGTCGGCGCCGGGGTGTCCGTGGGGCATCGGGCGGTGCTGCACGGCTGCACCGTCGAGGACGACGCCCTGATCGGCATGGGCGCGGTGGTGCTTAACGGCGCCGTGGTGGGCGCCGGCAGCCTCGTCGCCGCCGGCGCGGTGGTCACCGAGGGCATGCAGATCCCGCCCGGCTCGCTCGTGGCCGGTGTGCCCGCGAAGGTGCGCAAGGAGCTGGACGAGGAGGCGATCGAGTCGCTGCGGCAGAACGCCCGCACCTACGTCGACCTCGCGGCACGGCACCGCGAGGCGACGGCGGGGTGAGCGCCTCCCGGGCCGGCGCCCGGTTCATGCGCGCCGAATCATGAACGCTTCCTTCCCGGCAGAGGCAGTGCGGCTGCCGCGGCAGCCGCGCTCATCGCGATCACGGTCCAGAACGCCGGGCCGAACCCTGTGGCCGGATCGCTCGCAGTCGCCGCTGCGGTGAGCACGACGGCGACGAGCGCGGTGCCGAAAGCACCGCCGAGCTGCTGCACGATGCGGGTGATCGCCGAGGCGTGCGGCACCTCCTGACGGTCGATGTCGATATAGGCGGTCGTCATGACCGGGATCATGACGACGCCGAGGCAGAGCCCGCGCACGAAGAGCGCGGCGCCGAGCAGCCAGAGCGACGTCTCAGCACCGGCGAGCGCGAACGGCACCGTGGCGATCGCGGAGAGCACGAAGCCAGCAGCCGCGACGGCGCGCGCTCCGAAACGCTCGACGATCGGGCTGGCGAGGAGGCGCGCGAGCAGCGATCCCACCCCTTGCGGGATGAGCAGCAGTGCGGCGTCGAGCACCCCGTCGCCGCGCGAGATCTGGAAGTAGAGCGGCAACAAGAATGTGCCGGCGAACAGCGCGGCACCGAGGAAGGTCAGCGCGATCGCCGATGAGCGCACCGAGCGCACGGCCAGGAGCCGCACATCGACGAGCGCCGTGCCTGCGCGTCGAACTGCCCACACCGTGAAGCCCACGAGCAGCAGCGCTCCGGTGATGGCGGGGACGAGCACATCCATCCGGCCGAAGCCTCCCTCGGCGTGTGCGTTGGAGAGCCCGTACAGGAGGCCGGCGAGCGCCGGGGCGAGCAACACGATCCCGACCGCGTCCACGCGGGGACGCGGGCAGCCTGGGAGGGGCCGGTCGTCGGCGATGAACTTCATCGCGAGCACGAGCCCCACGATCCCGAGCGGCACGTTGATGAGGAACAGCCAGCGCCAGTCGAGCCATTCCAGCACGAGGCCGCCGAGCACCGGCCCCAGGATCGGCCCGAGCGCAGCCGGGATGCCGACCGTCGCCATGGTGCGGGTGCGGTTCTCGGGTGCGACGTTCTGCATGGCGAGGGTCTGCATGAGCGGGAACATGATGCCGCCGCCGAGCCCCTGCACGACTCGGAAGGCGATGAGGGACGGCGCATCCCATGCACACGCGCAGAGGATCGAGCCCAGCACGAACAGGGACAGCGCGAAGAGCCACACCCGCTTCCCGCCGAATCGTGCCTGGGCCCAGCTCACGAACGGGATCGCCACGGCGAGGGCGAGCAGATATCCGGTGCTCACCCACTGGATCGTCGCGACGGACGCATGGAGCTGGTGCGTCAGCGTCTGCAGGCCGATCGCGACGATCGTCGTGTCGAGGATCGCCGTCACCCCTCCGACGATGATCGCCGCGAGCAGCTTGCCGGAAGGTTGCGCGGGTGCCGCCGGTGGCGCGGCCGTGCTCTGGGTCACTACGAACTCCCAAGAGTAAGATACGAATGCGTTCCTTACAGTAGGGCGCTAGAATAAGAAACGCAAGCGGATCTAACGGAGTGGTGGTATGGCGACGACGAGGCGACGTGGGGCAGAGCTCGAGAAGGCGATCCTCGAGGCAGGATGGGATCAGCTCCTCTCGGACGGATACTCCGGGTTCACGTTCGAGGCGATCGCCGAACGCGCCCAGACCGGCAAGGCCGTGCTGTATCGGCGATGGTCCGGCAAGGAGGCGCTGCTGCTGGCCGTCATCACGCAGCACCACCTCGACGACTCACAGGATCTCCCCGATACCGGATCGCTGCGCGACGACGTGCTCGAGCTGCTCCGCTCCCGCAACGCGATCGGAGACCACATCGCGGCCCTGCTCAGCGCAATCCTCGGCGCCCACTTCGACGACACCCATGTCACGATCGCCGAGCTGCGGCGACAGCTGCTCGAAGAGCACGGCCCGACGCTCCGCACCATCGTGCAGCGCGCCGTCGCGCGCGGCGAGATCCCCGGCCCTGCCGTGCCCGAGCGGGTCGCCTCACTCCCGTTCGAACTCTTCCGGGCCGAGCTCATCATGCGATTCGACCGCGTGCCCGACGAGACGCTCGTCGACATCGTGGACACAGCGTTCATACCCCTCGCCTCCCTGCCGTGGCCGCACTGAACACCTCACCCCCTCCGACAGACCCCGCGGCTCGACAGCAGGCCCCCGCTGGCTCCGCGACCCAGCCTTTACGACCCCACCCCTTCAGATCGATGCCCGATTTGTCCATATTTTCCATCCGTTACCCGTATCCTTGGTGAATGGATCTCACCGCCTCCCTCGTCGGCGCCCTGCCGAAGGTCGCCCTCCACGATCACCTCGACGGCGGGCTGCGCGCCGAGACCGTGCTCGAACTGAGCCAGGAGCTCGGACTCGAGGTGCCGGGCCTCGAAGCCCCCCTCGACGAGGCTCCTGACGCCGAGGATGCCTCCGGCGGCACCCCGCCCGGCGACGTCACGGCCGACGCCCCCGCGACCGATGCCCCTTCGCCCGAGGCCCCCGCCGACGCTCCCCCGGCCGACCCGGCGCGGGCGGTCGCCGACTGGTTCCACAGCGCCGCCGATTCCGGCTCGCTGCCCGCCTATCTCTCCACCTTCGAGCGCACGGTCGCCGTGATGCAGACGGCCCCGCAACTGCGGCGCGTGGCCCGCGAGTTCGTGGAGGACATGGTGGCCGACGGCGTGGTCTACGCCGAGACCCGCTGGGCCCCGCACCAACACACCGCCGGTGGACTCTCGCTCGACGAGGCCGTGCAGGCCGTGCAGGACGGGCTCGACGAGGGGGTCGCCGCGGCGGAGGCGGCCGGGCGGCGGATCGTCGTCGGCCAGCTGCTGTGCTACCTGCGCCACCTCGACCCCACCGACGATCTGTTCGAGATCGCCCTCGCCCGGCGCGACAGCGGCGTGGTGGGCCTGGACCTCGCCGGCCCCGAGGAGGGCTTCCCCGCATCCTGGTTCCGCGCCCAGTTCGAGCGCGCCCGCGCCGCGGGGCTGCGGGTGACCGTCCACGCCGGGGAGGCCGACGGCCCCTCCTCGATCGCCGACGCCCTGGACTGCGGCGCCGAGCGGATCGGGCACGGGGTGCGGCTGCTCGAGGACATCAGCGATGCGCCCGACGGCATGCCCTCCGACAGCATGGCTTCCGAGGTGGCCACCGACATGGGTTCCGACATGTCTTCCGAAGCGGCCTCCGAGGAGACCTCCGACGAGGAGCCCACCCCCTCGCCCACCTTCGGCGGGGTCGCCGACCGTGTGCTGCGCGAGCAGATCTGCCTCGAGGTGTGCCCGAGCTCGAACCTGCAGACCGGCGTCGCGGACGAGCTCTCACACCACCCCGTCGGCCCGCTGCATCGGCTCGGGTTCGCCCTCGCGCTCAGCAGCGACAACCGCCTGATGAGCCGCACCAGCACCTCGCGGGAGATGCTGCGGGCGGCGCAGACCTTCGGCTGGACGCTCGAGGACCTCGAGCGGATCGTGCTCACCGGGCTCGAGAACGGCTTCGCCCCCGCCGCGCAGCGCCAGGCGCTGCGGGACGAGGTGGTGCTCCCCATCTTCCGCGCCGTGCGCGGCCCGGTCCCCACCGAGTAACCGGCCCCTCAGGCGCGGCAGAGCACCCGTCCAGGCGGGGCAGGGTCTCCGATCAGGTGCGGCAGGGTCTCCGCTCAGGCGGGGACGGGGGCGATCCGTCGGCCGGCGGCGCCGGGGCGGGTCACCAGCGCGCCGGCGGTCTCCGGGGCGCCGTCCGTGCGGCGGTAGCGGCCCATCCACTCGGCGGCGAAGCCGTCCGCGTCGGCTGTGGGGACCAGCGCCCAGACGCTGCCCCCGAAACCGGCGCCGAAGGCGGAGGCGGCCCGGGCACCGAGCTCCTCGGCGCTGCGCACCAGCGCGACCGTCTGCGGCACCTGGTTGCGCAGATGCGTCTCGGCCAGGCGCTGAGAGGTGTGCACGGCGGCGGCGAAGGCGTCGAGGTCACCGCTGCGCAGCGCGGCGTGGGCGCGGGGCACCAGATGGGTGGATTCGACGAGGAACTGCTCGAGCCGTTCCCGCTCCCCGCCCTCGGCGGCGAGCTGGCGCAGCGGGTCGAGGCGCTCGTCTGCCGCTCCGAGCGGGGCCTCCAGATCCTCGCCCACCAGGGAGCGCAGCGCCGCCTGGAGCGTGCCGTCGGCCCGGCCCGTGTGCTGGTTCCAGCGGGCGAGGATCTCGCCGAGCAGCGCGGGGCCGCGGTTGTAGGCCTCCTGGGCGGCGCCGGTCTTCTCGGCGAGCACGCCGCTGACGCCCACCACGAAGGACCAGCCCTCGGGCAGCGCGACCCGGTCGATGATCCGCATCGGATCGAACTCCGCGTAGGAGATCCGGCCCTCCTCGGAGGTGAGCATCCCGGTGTGGTCCAGGGAGCCGCCGCTGGTGCCCACCCCGGGCCGGCCCCGCAGGGTGCCGAAGCTCTTGCCGTTCTCGATCGAGGCGGCATACCCGGCCAGCGCCACCCGGTCCGGGATCTGGCCGGCCCAGGCCTCGGTGGCGGGCAGCTCGTTGAGATCCGCGAGCGCCATCGCGGTGCCGGTGATGATCGCCGAGGAGCTGCTCATGCCGGAGGCCGGCGGCAGATCCGAGGCGACGGTGAGCCGGGCCGGGCGCAGCGGGCCGAAGTTGTCGGTGAGCCGGTCGAGCACGGTCTGGGCGTATCGACCCCAATGCCCGGGCGGGAGCTGCGGATCCGTGCCGGCGCGCAGCTGGAGCGTGCCCGGGTAGGCCTCCGAGGCCGCCTCGAGGCTGCCGGGCGCGCCGGCGGCCTCCTGGGCCTGCACGGTGACGCCGCGGTCCACCGCGCACACCAGCACGCGGCCGCCGCCGTAGTCGGTGTGCTTGCCGAGCACCTCGATCCGCCCGGGCATCACCCAGGTGATCGCGCTCGGCGTCACAGCGCGACCTCGACACCCGCCAGGCGGCGCTCGACCTCGTCGATGTCGTCCCGGCGCGAGAGGTCCAGCACCCCGCCGGCGAAGGGGATCACCCGCACCTCGTCCAGCTCGCGCACCGCGTCGACGATCTCGAGCTCCCCGCGCGGGGAGGGCTCGATCCGTGCGCAGGCCGCGAAGATCTCCGGGGTGAAGGCGAAGCAGTTCATGCTCACCAGGGCGTCCGGTCCCGCGGCGGCGAGGGTCGCCGCATCGGGCTTCTCCACGATCCGCTCGAGCCGGCCGTCGGCCTGCTCGATGAGGGCGAAGGCGGCGATGCGGTCCGCGGCGATGTTGCTCTCGCTCAGCAGCGCGGAGCGCTCGAAGCCCAGCAGGGCGTTGCGCTCCTCGCGCAGCAGGCGGCCGATGCCCTCGCCGGGGTAGAGGTTGTCGCCGTTGACCATCACGAACGGCGCATCCCCCACCGCCTCCGCGGCAGAGGCGACGGCGTCGGCCGTGCCGCGCGGCTCGGCCTGCACAGCGAACTGCACCTCGAGCCGGGACGGGCGCAGCTGCGCGATGTGCTCGCGGAACTCCTCGTGCTCGGGCGCGACCACGAGCACGGCGCGGCGGATCCCGGCATCGGCGAGGGCGCTGAGCGAGTAGTCGATCAGGCGGTGCTCGCCGATCGGCATCAGCGCCTTGTGGCCCGAGGCGGCCGCGGCGGCCTGCTGCGGGGTGAGGTCCTTCTCCCCCTCGGTGCGCATGCGGGTGCCCAGTCCCCGGGCGAGGACGACAGCGGTGGTGATCATGATCCTCCGAGGGAGAAGTGGTCGGCGACGGTGCGGGAGAGCTCCTGGGCGCCCTCGGCGGTCTCCGCCTCGGAGAACACCCGGATCACCGGCTCGGTGCCGGAGAAGCGGATGGTCAGCCAGGAATCATCGGTGAAGTAGACCTTGCAGCCATCCTCCCAGGAGATCCGGTCGATCTCGCGGCCGAAGGCGGGCAGCTCGTGCTCGTCGAAGATGCGGCGCTGCAGCTCGTCGCGGCGTTCGGGGGTGTAGCCGTAGGCGGCCTCCTCCATCACCAGCGCGCCGTGGCGCTCCACGAGCTCGGCGTACAGCTGCGAGAGCTTCTTGCCGGAGCGGGCCACCATCTCCACCAGCAGCCCGGCGGCCTGGATGCCGTCCTTGCCGGGGATGTGGCCGCGCACGGTGAGGCCGCCGGAGGATTCGCCGCCGATCACCGCATCGGTCTCGGCCATCTTCGAGCTGATCCACTTGAAGCCGACGGGCACCTCGTGGCAGGTCTGCCCGTGCGCGGCGGCGACGCGGTCCAGCAGGTGCGTGGTGGACAGGTTGCGCACCACCGGGCCGGTCCAGCCCTTCCCGGTGAGCAGGTACTCGTACAGCAGCACCAGCACCTGGTTGGGGCTGAGGTAGTTGCCCTGGTCGTCGATGATGCCGAGCCGGTCCGCGTCGCCGTCGGTGGCGATGCCGAGATCGGCGCCCTGGTCGAGCACGGCCTGGCGCAGCGGGGAGAGGCTGCCCTCCGCTGGGGAGGGCATGCGGCCGCCGAACAGCGGGTCGTGGCGGGCGTTGATCACCTCGACCTGGCAGCGGGCGCTGACCAGGATGGTCTGCAGGCTCGTCTGGGCGACGCCGAACATCGGGTCCAGCACGATGTTCAGGTGGGCGTGGCGGATCGCGTCGAGGTCGAGCTGGCCGATGATCGCGTCGAGGTACCAGTTGATCGAGGCCTGCTCGGTGACGAACTCGCTGCCCTGCACCTCGTGCGGGGCCAGGGAGCGGACGTCCGCCGGATCGAGGGTGGCCACGTGCGCGGCGAGCTCGTCGGTGACCTCGAGCTCGGCGTCCCGCCCGCCCTCGGTGAAGATCTTCAGCCCGTTGTACAGGGCGGGGTTGTGGGAGGCGGTGACGGCGATGCCGTACGCGGCGCCCGTCTGCTTCACCGTCCACATGCACATCGGGGTGGGGACGGGGCGGGTGATGACGGTGACGGGCACGCCGTTGCCGGCGAGCACCTCGATCGCCCACCACGCGGCGACGTCGGAGAGGAAGCGCCGGTCGTAGCTGATCACCAGGCCCCGCTCGACGACGCCCTCCGCGTGCATCCGGTCCGCGAGCCCCTGGGCGAGCAGCCGGACGTTCTCGCGGGTGAACTCGTCCCCGATGATGGCTCTCCAGCCACCTGTGCCGAACGTGATCATCGTTGCTCCTTCGTCGGTGACGGTCGGGCCGGATCGCCTCGTCGCGACCCCGGCACCCGAATCGTTCATGCTGCGAACAAACTAGGCGGGGCGAGGGCCGGGTGTCAAGGAGCCGAGCGGGCAGGGAGCCGATGTGCCCGGGGGCCGGTGCGTCAGGGGCCGGCGTGCCCGGGAGCCGGCGCAGGGTGCCGGCGTGCCCGGGCACCGGCGCAGGGGTGCCGGCGCGACGCGCAGCCGGCAGTTGTGCGCCTGGGACCGATGCGGCTGCCCACCACCGGTCCCACGTGCACAAGAGCAACACGCGAGGCGACCGGGGCGGGCTGCCGGACGAGGCGACGGGCAGGGCGACGGGGGCGGGCTTGCGGATGAGGCGACGGGCCGGGCTGCCGCAGGGATGCCGAGGCCGGGCCTCCGGACGGGGCGCCGGGTCGTCGGCCTGCCGGATGGGCGCGCAGACGGCAGTTGTGCGCCTGGGACCGATGCGGCCGCCCACAACCGGTCCCACGTGCACAAGAGCAACGCGCAGGGCGACGGGGCGGGCTGCCGGGCGAGGCGACGGGGGCGGACTGCCGGATGAGGCGACGGGCGCGGGCGGCCGGGCGGGGCGTCGGGCGCGGGCCCGCCGCCGGGCGGGGCAGGGCGCCGGGATGCGGGGGTCAGGGGCTGGTGGGGGTGGCCACCGGGGCGAGCAGGGGATCGTCGAGCACTCGCTCGACCGCGACGGCGGCGCCGCCGGCGGCCGCGGCATCCAGCCCGAAGGAGGAGCCGCTGACCTCCACGCGCCCGCCCTGGGCCAGCAGCCGCTCGTCGAGCGCGGCCTGGACCGGGCACAGCAGGGCGTCCGCGAAGTAGCCGAAGTAGCCGCCCAGCACGATCGCCTGCGGGTTCAGCACGTCCACCAGCACGCCCGCGCCGCGCACCAGATCCTCGGCGAGCGCGGCGAAGCGCTCCCGCAGTCGCGGATCGCCCTCGTCCAGCAGGGCGCGGATCCGTTCGAGCCGCTCGAGCATCGGCCGGCGCCCGGAGCGGGCCGGATCCTGCTCGTCCAGCGCCGCGAGCACGGTGTCGAAGCCGACGAGGGTCTCCCAGCAGCCGCGCCGGCCGCAGCGGCAGAGCTCCCCGGCCGAGTCGACGCCGATGTGCCCCACCTCGCCGGAGAAGCCGGACCAGCCGCGGATCAGGCGCCCCCCGGCGATGATGCCCGCGCCCACGCCCTGGTCGCCGGTGAGGTAGACGAGGTCCACGATGCCGCGCCGGGCCAGGCGCGGCGCCTCCGCGAGCGCGGAGAGCTTCGCGTCGTTCTCGAGCGAGAGGACGGGATGATCCGGGCCGAGGCGGCGGGCGAGCTCCTCCCCCAGCGGCACGTCGGCCCAGCCCAGGTTCGAGGCGAAGCGCACCACGGCGCCGTCGTAGTCGATCGGTCCCGGCGGGGCGATCGTGGCGCCGGCGACCCACAGGCCCTCGGCCGCGGCGACGTCGAGCGCCTCCTGCAGCTGCGCCGCGGCGCGGTCGATGACCAGCTGGGGCGGATAGGTGCGCTCCTCGGAGCCCTCCGGGCCGGCGACGTAGGGCATCGGCACGGAGGAGGTGAAGCGCACCTGCCCGGCGAGATCCCGCAGGCACACGGCGATGTAGTCGACGTTCAGCTCGACCCCCACCCCGGCCACGTGCTGCGGGGACAGGCGCACCTCGGTGCCGGGCCGGCCCACCGTGCCCAGGCGCTCCACCTGCCCCTCCTGCACCAGGCCCCGCTCGGCCAGGTCGCTGACCAGCGAGGTCACCGACGCCTTCGACAGGCCCGTCTCCTGGGAGAGCGTGGCGCGGGAACGGCCGCCATGGGCGTGCAGGTGGCGCAGCAGGAGGCTGAGGTTGGCCGAGCGCATCGCGGCATGGCCCAGCGGCACGGCGCGGCGCGGGCGCCCGCGCCCCGAAGCGGACGGAGAGCTGCCCGGGGACGTCATGACCACATCGTAGGCGGGGCCGGGCCGTGGACCGTCGGCGACAGGGCCGGGCGGCGCTCCGCCCGGCGGACCGTCGGCGGCACGGCCGGGCGGCGGCTCGTCGGCGGCACTCCGCCCGGCGGACCGTCGGCGGCACGGCCGGGTTCACACCCCCGGGCTCACACCTGCCGGCTCACGTCTCGAGGACGCCGTGCAGGATCTCGAGATAGCGGCGGGCGAGGACGTCGTCGTCGGCGTGCTCGGCGACCCAGTCCCGGCCGCTCGCGCGCACCGCCGCCCGGGAGCGGTCGGCGGCGAGGCCCCGCCAGAGGTCGGTGAGCGCCTCGACGTCCTCCGGGGGCAGCACGTCCCCCGCGCCCGCCTCGCGGACCACGTCGGCCGCCTCGCCGTCCAGCAGCGCGGTGATGTGCCGGCCGGTGGCGAGCATCTCGTAGAGCTTCGAGGGGACGGTCCAGGCGAACGGCGCCCAGTCCCGCAGCGAGACGATGACGGTGTCGGCCCAGGCGTACTGGCGGCTCACCTCGCGGTGCGGGATGCGGGGGAACACCTCCACGGGCGCCTCGAGCTCATGGGCGAGCGCCGCGAGCGCGGGCGCCTCGACGCCGTGGCCCACCAGCCGCACCCGGATGTCCACGCCCTCCCGCCGCAGCGCGGCGGCCGCGCGGACCACCGTGTCCAGGCCCTGCGAGCGGCCCATGTTGCCCAGGTACAGGCAGCGCAGCTCGGGATGGTCGGCGGGGAGGTGATCGTGCTGGCGCGGCACCTGGCGCAGGTCGGTGCCGTTGCGCACCACGCGCACCGTCTTCACGCCCCGGTCGCGCAGCACCTGCGCGAACCGTCCGGTGGTGGTGACCACGGCGCGGGCGCCGCTCTGCCAGCCGGTGACCTGCTCGTGCACCTCGCCCTTGAGCAGCGCGGCGCCCCAGGTCAGGGCACGACGCAGCACGCCGCGGCGCACCGCCTGGGCGGCCTCGGCGCTCAGCGCTCCGGCGGGGCCGACGTGGGTGACCAGATCCGGCCATGCGTCGCGCATCTCGACCACCAGCGGCACGTCCCACAGCAGCGAGAGGGTGCGCCCCACCAGCAGGGTGGGGATCGCGGGGGCGGTGGCGATGATGACGTCGGGCCGGGTGCCGGGGCGGGAGAAGCGCCGCCGCAGCCGGCGCAGCGCATCGCCCGCCGCGATCAGGTGATCGGCGGTGCGGGTGGCGATGTCCGCGCGGTGCGGGAGGTAGGCGGTGCGCAGGATCGTCTCCCCGTGCCGGCCCGTCTCCACGGCGCCCACGCGGTGGGTGCGGCGCTGGGCGGGGGTGGGTCTGCCGGCCGGGTAGTGCGGCACCGGGGCGGCGACCGTGACCCGGTGCCCGGCGGCGAGGAAGCGGCGCACGAGCGCCGACCAGCGGCGCTGCGGGGCACCGAACTCGGGGGCGTAGTAATGGGTGAGCAGCAGCAGTCTCATGCGCCGGCCGACCCCTCCTCGAGGCCGAGCGCGGCGGCGGCCTCCCGCAGCAGCTGCGGGGAGGTGTGCAGGGTCTCCGGCGGCTCCAGCCCCGCTCTCGCGGTGGCCGCGTCGACGTGCAGGTGGAGGGCGGCGTCGGCCGGGAGGACGGGCGGCTCGACGGCGACCTGCCCCTGCGGGACCTCCGGCACCTCCGGCAGGGCGGCGAGGGCGGCGGCGGGGATCAGCACGCTGCGGGCGCTGAGCTGGCGGGGCATCACGGTGAGCGCGGCGAGCTCGCCGCCGGCGTCGTGCTGGTAGATGTCCCGCACCCGGCCCACGCTCCTGCCGTCGCTGCCGTACACGGTCAGGCCCGCGAGCGCCTGCAGGCGGCGGCGCCGAGCGGCACGGGTGCGCGGCTCCGGCGCGTCGGCGGGCGGCTGATCGCGGCGACCACCGGGGACGAGCGCCGCCGCACCGTCGGGCGCGGGGCCGTCGGCCGTCGGGTCGCCCGGGCCGTCGGGCGCGGCGCCGCCGCCTGCCTCATCGGGCATGGCAGCGGGGCTCATCGGTCACTTCCGCAGGCGATCACAAGCTGGGAGTCTACCGACCGGTCCGCACCTGCCGCGAGCGCTCAATCGCTCACGCAGCGGCGCACGAACTCCTGCACGTCCGCGATCGGGTCCCCGTCGCCCGTCTTCTGCAGCTCGCGCACCGTGTGCTCCCGCACCGTGAGGCTCAGCAGCAGCGAGAACAGGGTGCGGGCGAGGAACTTCGGATCCGAGCCCTCCGCCAGGCGGCCGTTCTCCGCGAGGCCCTCCAGCACCCGCTCGAGCACGTGCTCGTGCACCAGGCGCAGCCGCGCGATGCGGAAGCGGCCCGGATGGTCCGGGTTCACCACCTCCCCGGAGAGGGTGGCCAGCAACGCCATCGAGTGCTCGCGCGGATCCCACGGCCCGGACAGCGCCGCGATCAGCGACTGCGGGGAGGTCTGCAGCGCCTCCACCGAGTCCAGCAGCCCCTGCGCATGCGCCTCCAGACGGTCGATCACCGCACCGAGCAGCGCCTCCTTGGAGGAGAAGTGGTGCAGCATCCCCGGATGGGAGATCCCCACCCGGCGGGAGATGTCGCGCAGGCTCGCGCTGTGATAACCGCGCTCGGCGAACAGCGAGGAGGCCGCATCGAGGATCTCCTCGCGGCGGGCGGAGGCCGACGGGCGCCCGCCTTCCTCCTCGACCTCCGTGCCGGCACCGCCCGAGGCCGGGGCCTCGACGACGGTGCGCGCGGCACCCTCGATCTCGAGCTCCGCCGCGGAGATCGAGTCGAGGGTGCGCAGCGCCTCGGACAGCGGATCCGCACCGTGGACGGCGGGACCGCCGTCGGCGGCCTCCTCCCCCACCCGGTCGGAGAACAGCGCCGACAGCGGCGCGGGACCGGTCCCGGAGCCCGGGGGACCACCGGCGGCAGCGAGAGTCATCGACTGTTCTCCTTCACGGTCGGCACACGATCACTTCTGGGCGATCAGCTCCGCGATCTGGATCGCGTTGAGAGCGGCACCCTTGCGCAGATTATCCGCCACGACGAAGAGGACCAGACCCTTCTGCTCCGGCACGGACTGATCCTGGCGGATCCGGCCCACGAAGGTGCCGTCGCGGCCGG comes from Brachybacterium faecium DSM 4810 and encodes:
- a CDS encoding galactokinase (PFAM: GHMP kinases N terminal domain; Galactokinase galactose-binding signature; GHMP kinases C terminal), which codes for MTPSAITWVMPGRIEVLGKHTDYGGGRVLVCAVDRGVTVQAQEAAGAPGSLEAASEAYPGTLQLRAGTDPQLPPGHWGRYAQTVLDRLTDNFGPLRPARLTVASDLPPASGMSSSSAIITGTAMALADLNELPATEAWAGQIPDRVALAGYAASIENGKSFGTLRGRPGVGTSGGSLDHTGMLTSEEGRISYAEFDPMRIIDRVALPEGWSFVVGVSGVLAEKTGAAQEAYNRGPALLGEILARWNQHTGRADGTLQAALRSLVGEDLEAPLGAADERLDPLRQLAAEGGERERLEQFLVESTHLVPRAHAALRSGDLDAFAAAVHTSQRLAETHLRNQVPQTVALVRSAEELGARAASAFGAGFGGSVWALVPTADADGFAAEWMGRYRRTDGAPETAGALVTRPGAAGRRIAPVPA
- a CDS encoding dTDP-glucose pyrophosphorylase (PFAM: Nucleotidyl transferase), with the translated sequence MITTAVVLARGLGTRMRTEGEKDLTPQQAAAAASGHKALMPIGEHRLIDYSLSALADAGIRRAVLVVAPEHEEFREHIAQLRPSRLEVQFAVQAEPRGTADAVASAAEAVGDAPFVMVNGDNLYPGEGIGRLLREERNALLGFERSALLSESNIAADRIAAFALIEQADGRLERIVEKPDAATLAAAGPDALVSMNCFAFTPEIFAACARIEPSPRGELEIVDAVRELDEVRVIPFAGGVLDLSRRDDIDEVERRLAGVEVAL
- a CDS encoding phosphomannomutase (PFAM: Phosphoglucomutase/phosphomannomutase, alpha/beta/alpha domain I; Phosphoglucomutase/phosphomannomutase, C-terminal domain; Phosphoglucomutase/phosphomannomutase, alpha/beta/alpha domain III; Phosphoglucomutase/phosphomannomutase, alpha/beta/alpha domain II) produces the protein MITFGTGGWRAIIGDEFTRENVRLLAQGLADRMHAEGVVERGLVISYDRRFLSDVAAWWAIEVLAGNGVPVTVITRPVPTPMCMWTVKQTGAAYGIAVTASHNPALYNGLKIFTEGGRDAELEVTDELAAHVATLDPADVRSLAPHEVQGSEFVTEQASINWYLDAIIGQLDLDAIRHAHLNIVLDPMFGVAQTSLQTILVSARCQVEVINARHDPLFGGRMPSPAEGSLSPLRQAVLDQGADLGIATDGDADRLGIIDDQGNYLSPNQVLVLLYEYLLTGKGWTGPVVRNLSTTHLLDRVAAAHGQTCHEVPVGFKWISSKMAETDAVIGGESSGGLTVRGHIPGKDGIQAAGLLVEMVARSGKKLSQLYAELVERHGALVMEEAAYGYTPERRDELQRRIFDEHELPAFGREIDRISWEDGCKVYFTDDSWLTIRFSGTEPVIRVFSEAETAEGAQELSRTVADHFSLGGS
- a CDS encoding transcriptional regulator/sugar kinase (PFAM: ROK family) produces the protein MTSPGSSPSASGRGRPRRAVPLGHAAMRSANLSLLLRHLHAHGGRSRATLSQETGLSKASVTSLVSDLAERGLVQEGQVERLGTVGRPGTEVRLSPQHVAGVGVELNVDYIAVCLRDLAGQVRFTSSVPMPYVAGPEGSEERTYPPQLVIDRAAAQLQEALDVAAAEGLWVAGATIAPPGPIDYDGAVVRFASNLGWADVPLGEELARRLGPDHPVLSLENDAKLSALAEAPRLARRGIVDLVYLTGDQGVGAGIIAGGRLIRGWSGFSGEVGHIGVDSAGELCRCGRRGCWETLVGFDTVLAALDEQDPARSGRRPMLERLERIRALLDEGDPRLRERFAALAEDLVRGAGVLVDVLNPQAIVLGGYFGYFADALLCPVQAALDERLLAQGGRVEVSGSSFGLDAAAAGGAAVAVERVLDDPLLAPVATPTSP
- a CDS encoding glycosyltransferase (PFAM: Glycosyl transferases group 1), with product MRLLLLTHYYAPEFGAPQRRWSALVRRFLAAGHRVTVAAPVPHYPAGRPTPAQRRTHRVGAVETGRHGETILRTAYLPHRADIATRTADHLIAAGDALRRLRRRFSRPGTRPDVIIATAPAIPTLLVGRTLSLLWDVPLVVEMRDAWPDLVTHVGPAGALSAEAAQAVRRGVLRRALTWGAALLKGEVHEQVTGWQSGARAVVTTTGRFAQVLRDRGVKTVRVVRNGTDLRQVPRQHDHLPADHPELRCLYLGNMGRSQGLDTVVRAAAALRREGVDIRVRLVGHGVEAPALAALAHELEAPVEVFPRIPHREVSRQYAWADTVIVSLRDWAPFAWTVPSKLYEMLATGRHITALLDGEAADVVREAGAGDVLPPEDVEALTDLWRGLAADRSRAAVRASGRDWVAEHADDDVLARRYLEILHGVLET